From Chryseobacterium shandongense, the proteins below share one genomic window:
- a CDS encoding GLPGLI family protein, protein MKKLFSIFFIALFAFVSAQDNESKETANRFFYELTFKPKKDSAKLEKVLTVLDIVKDRSVYRDYTVIGQDSIIKVQVEAMQKSGVFKDLSKTIRMPKFSEKIVKYYPDMKVQYVERIASGFSPMGIAYNETIKFDWKISNEKEKIGPYNAQKATADFGGRKWTAWFSTDLPFQDGPYKFSGLPGLIVKIEDEGKNYSWILQGNKKVQNWEELSYSEKISNMSLKVTEMPREKFEKTFSDFKKDPFATARPMMTQEIMSKTIPGMDGTIGDMMKKQEKMYKDFFNANDNPIELIIPSTDKKKK, encoded by the coding sequence ATGAAAAAGCTATTTTCAATATTTTTTATCGCGCTCTTTGCTTTTGTAAGCGCTCAGGATAATGAGTCGAAAGAAACAGCCAACCGCTTTTTTTATGAGCTTACTTTTAAACCAAAGAAGGATTCTGCAAAACTTGAAAAAGTGCTTACTGTACTTGATATTGTTAAAGACCGTTCTGTTTACAGAGACTATACCGTGATAGGGCAGGACTCCATTATTAAAGTACAGGTTGAAGCAATGCAGAAATCAGGCGTATTCAAAGACCTGTCAAAAACTATCAGAATGCCGAAGTTTTCGGAAAAGATTGTAAAATATTATCCAGATATGAAAGTGCAGTATGTTGAAAGGATCGCAAGCGGATTTTCACCAATGGGAATTGCATACAATGAAACGATTAAATTCGACTGGAAAATTTCCAATGAAAAAGAAAAGATAGGTCCTTATAATGCTCAGAAGGCAACTGCAGATTTCGGAGGAAGAAAATGGACGGCATGGTTCAGTACAGATCTTCCGTTTCAGGATGGGCCATATAAATTTTCAGGATTGCCGGGACTTATCGTAAAAATTGAAGATGAAGGCAAGAATTATTCGTGGATATTGCAGGGAAATAAAAAGGTTCAAAATTGGGAAGAACTTTCTTACTCCGAAAAAATTTCCAATATGTCATTGAAAGTGACGGAAATGCCGAGAGAGAAATTCGAAAAAACATTCAGTGACTTCAAAAAAGACCCTTTCGCAACTGCAAGACCAATGATGACTCAGGAAATCATGTCTAAAACAATACCGGGAATGGACGGAACGATAGGGGATATGATGAAAAAACAGGAAAAAATGTACAAGGATTTCTTTAATGCCAACGATAATCCTATCGAACTTATAATACCTTCTACAGACAAAAAGAAAAAGTAA
- a CDS encoding tetratricopeptide repeat protein, producing MEEYFGNELVKKFEEMMENNDEFYFDTEELEDIIVYYLELGDFNYADTAVNYGLKLHPNSLDIKIKKLEILLEWEDYNTAKELIDELKGSSMENTDFLVCYAKYYSNLGNPRKSIDICKKALELKEEENFLHNFIADEYVNLGDPFNALKHYRKALKEDPTDDYALENCMVCFSDLNKSDEAIAFLNEYLDEYAYSEIAWFEYGQFYFNRKNYDEAIKGYDYLLAINSSSVGVYANKAACYEALGDYKKAISVYEEMLELEYTKAFTFYKIGLCYKALRQPIVALNAFQKSLREDPQFYLAMMEQSYIYEEMGGMTEALHFAREATHLNENNLDYQKRLAFLFIDAGKFEESLACLKKLVDAEPSRFYNWYAYSEVLMLLGEYEEAILVLNRAVKTHHRAELYYQLSNCYFNLKNQEKGKEVLLQALELDPSLVSDMQKKYPFIKDEVKKAKARVKKKNSEG from the coding sequence TTGGAAGAATATTTTGGAAATGAACTTGTAAAAAAGTTCGAGGAAATGATGGAAAATAATGATGAATTCTACTTCGATACAGAAGAGCTTGAAGACATTATTGTTTATTACCTGGAGCTGGGAGACTTTAATTATGCAGATACTGCAGTCAATTACGGGCTCAAGCTGCACCCCAATTCCTTAGACATCAAGATCAAAAAGCTTGAAATTCTTTTGGAATGGGAAGATTATAATACGGCCAAAGAGCTGATCGACGAGCTGAAAGGTTCTTCTATGGAAAACACAGACTTTTTGGTCTGCTATGCGAAGTATTATTCGAATTTAGGAAATCCCAGAAAATCCATTGATATCTGCAAAAAAGCTTTAGAGCTGAAAGAGGAGGAAAATTTTCTTCACAACTTTATCGCAGATGAATATGTAAATCTCGGAGATCCTTTTAACGCTCTTAAACATTATAGAAAAGCGCTTAAAGAAGATCCTACTGATGATTATGCACTGGAAAACTGTATGGTCTGCTTTTCAGATTTAAATAAGAGCGATGAGGCAATTGCCTTCCTGAATGAATATCTTGATGAATATGCCTATTCGGAAATTGCCTGGTTTGAATATGGACAATTTTACTTCAATCGGAAAAATTACGACGAAGCGATCAAAGGCTACGATTATTTGCTTGCCATCAACTCGAGCTCTGTAGGAGTGTATGCCAATAAAGCAGCTTGTTATGAAGCTTTAGGAGATTATAAAAAAGCAATATCCGTTTATGAAGAGATGCTTGAGCTGGAATATACCAAAGCATTTACCTTCTATAAAATCGGACTTTGCTATAAGGCGCTTAGACAACCGATTGTTGCTTTAAATGCTTTCCAAAAGTCATTACGGGAAGATCCGCAATTTTACCTGGCGATGATGGAGCAATCTTACATCTATGAGGAAATGGGCGGTATGACCGAAGCTTTACATTTTGCAAGAGAGGCTACTCACCTGAATGAAAATAATCTTGATTATCAAAAAAGACTGGCATTTTTATTTATTGATGCCGGAAAATTTGAGGAAAGCCTTGCCTGTCTGAAAAAACTGGTGGATGCAGAACCCTCCAGATTTTATAATTGGTATGCTTACTCGGAAGTGCTGATGCTGTTGGGCGAGTATGAAGAAGCTATTCTGGTTTTAAATAGGGCCGTAAAAACGCATCACAGAGCAGAATTGTATTATCAGCTCAGCAATTGTTATTTCAACCTTAAAAACCAGGAAAAGGGCAAAGAAGTGCTCCTTCAAGCTTTGGAGCTGGATCCTTCTCTTGTTTCTGATATGCAGAAAAAATATCCTTTCATTAAAGATGAGGTGAAAAAGGCAAAGGCCAGAGTGAAAAAGAAAAATTCCGAAGGTTAA
- the mutL gene encoding DNA mismatch repair endonuclease MutL has translation MSDIIQLLPDHVANQIAAGEVVQRPASIVKELLENAIDAEATKIELIVRDAGKNLIQVVDDGKGMSETDARMAFERHATSKIRGTEDIFKIATKGFRGEALASIAAVSQVELRTKQKDATIGTNIYIEGGVFQFQDPVQTADGSNFLVKNLFYNVPARRKFLKNNNIEFRHVIDEFQRVALAHENLEFSLFHDDEAVFRLRKGSQMQRIVDIFGRKLQPQLIPIKEDIIWCRLHGFVAKPEGAKKTRGEQFLFVNGRYFKSPYFNKAVQEAFEGLLLPGYIPTFFLFLELDPEKIDVNIHPQKTEVKFEDEHLIFALLRSTIKRSLGIYNVAPSLDFEKDPHLDEIMQKTFPSKSNGGGGSGFIKMPEIIVDKDYNPFLEERGVKQAEIQNLAEMYHQNISAEPSKINLFEDEDFDEDLMRLPNGYWLFNKGDKTLMLDLGRMHRLVVSENTKPVKKGTTNSHSLLFSLEYHMNEIEKNKYKSIKKFLPELGFEMSIAHESVLRIDAVPEGLKETQVMKFLENLFDILEYRTEEEFLQFYQNQWSKMQSKSRFDFIYKKDAEQLIKDFTALGFPEFLPNGKRCFFEVPFNDFKNKF, from the coding sequence ATGTCAGATATTATTCAGCTTTTACCGGATCATGTGGCCAATCAAATTGCAGCGGGAGAGGTGGTGCAGCGACCTGCATCCATTGTAAAGGAACTTTTGGAAAATGCAATTGATGCCGAAGCTACAAAAATTGAACTGATTGTAAGAGATGCGGGAAAAAATCTGATCCAGGTAGTGGATGACGGAAAAGGAATGTCTGAGACGGATGCCAGAATGGCTTTCGAAAGACACGCTACGTCGAAAATAAGAGGGACGGAAGATATTTTCAAAATTGCTACAAAAGGATTCCGCGGGGAAGCACTGGCTTCTATTGCAGCAGTTTCCCAGGTAGAACTAAGAACCAAGCAGAAAGACGCTACAATCGGAACCAATATTTATATAGAAGGCGGGGTTTTTCAATTTCAGGATCCTGTTCAGACAGCAGACGGTTCCAACTTTTTAGTGAAAAACCTTTTTTACAACGTTCCGGCAAGAAGAAAATTCCTTAAAAATAATAATATCGAATTCAGACATGTTATTGATGAATTTCAGAGAGTTGCTCTTGCACACGAAAACCTTGAGTTTTCCCTTTTTCATGATGATGAAGCGGTTTTCAGATTAAGAAAAGGGAGTCAAATGCAGCGTATTGTGGATATTTTCGGAAGAAAGCTCCAGCCACAGCTGATCCCTATCAAAGAAGATATTATCTGGTGCAGACTTCATGGGTTTGTTGCTAAGCCGGAAGGAGCCAAAAAAACAAGAGGAGAACAGTTTCTTTTTGTGAACGGAAGATATTTTAAAAGCCCGTATTTCAATAAGGCGGTGCAGGAAGCTTTTGAAGGATTGCTGCTGCCGGGATATATTCCTACATTCTTTCTTTTCTTAGAGTTAGATCCTGAGAAAATCGACGTGAACATTCATCCTCAAAAAACGGAAGTGAAATTTGAAGATGAACACCTGATCTTTGCATTGTTGCGTTCTACCATTAAAAGATCGCTGGGAATTTATAATGTTGCGCCAAGCCTTGATTTTGAAAAAGATCCGCATCTGGATGAAATCATGCAGAAAACGTTTCCAAGCAAAAGTAATGGAGGCGGAGGAAGCGGATTTATCAAAATGCCGGAAATTATTGTAGACAAAGATTATAATCCGTTTCTGGAAGAAAGAGGTGTGAAGCAGGCGGAAATTCAGAATCTTGCTGAGATGTATCATCAGAATATTTCAGCCGAGCCTTCAAAAATCAATCTCTTTGAAGATGAAGATTTTGATGAAGATCTGATGCGACTTCCAAATGGCTATTGGCTGTTTAATAAAGGAGATAAAACCTTAATGCTGGATCTTGGAAGGATGCACAGACTCGTGGTTTCCGAAAATACAAAACCGGTAAAAAAAGGGACTACCAACAGTCATTCTTTGCTTTTCTCCCTCGAGTATCACATGAATGAGATTGAGAAGAACAAATATAAATCCATCAAAAAATTCCTTCCTGAATTGGGATTTGAAATGAGCATCGCTCATGAAAGCGTCCTGAGGATTGATGCCGTACCGGAAGGGTTAAAGGAAACACAGGTGATGAAATTCCTGGAGAATCTTTTCGACATCCTGGAATACAGGACGGAAGAGGAGTTCTTGCAGTTTTATCAGAACCAATGGAGCAAAATGCAGTCTAAATCAAGATTTGATTTTATCTATAAAAAAGATGCGGAACAGCTTATTAAAGACTTTACAGCACTAGGATTTCCCGAATTTTTACCCAATGGGAAAAGATGCTTTTTTGAAGTTCCGTTTAATGATTTTAAAAATAAATTTTAA
- a CDS encoding DMT family transporter → MNTDREKWILLILLSIIWGSSFILIKKSLEHFNPYQVGALRVLIAGIILMPIAISKYKLFPKKHLKWLVLAAFTGNFIPMFLFPIAETEVSSSIAGIVNSMMPIFVIIVGALVWKFGTTRRQIMGTFISFTGVCVLAFGGDAESGTFKLIPILLLLLATLCYAVSTTTVKSKLMDISSTVLSAFVFTFVLLLPSVIALTFTGFFSTFSFDKDHLTGLMFVSLLSIFGTGLAMMMNYRLLKVSSPLFASTVTLLMPIVAIIWGILDGEKLTALQFGGAGIIIAGLIFLRSKPTIINK, encoded by the coding sequence ATGAACACAGATAGAGAAAAATGGATTCTTCTGATCCTCCTGAGTATAATTTGGGGATCGTCTTTTATTTTAATTAAAAAATCCCTGGAACATTTCAACCCTTATCAGGTAGGAGCTTTAAGGGTACTGATTGCCGGAATTATCCTGATGCCGATTGCCATTTCAAAATATAAACTCTTTCCGAAGAAACATTTAAAATGGCTTGTGTTGGCGGCTTTTACAGGAAACTTTATTCCGATGTTTCTTTTTCCCATTGCCGAAACAGAAGTCAGCAGCAGCATTGCCGGAATTGTAAATTCAATGATGCCGATTTTTGTGATTATAGTCGGTGCGCTGGTTTGGAAGTTTGGTACAACGAGGCGACAGATTATGGGAACCTTCATAAGTTTTACAGGCGTTTGTGTCCTTGCTTTTGGAGGGGATGCAGAAAGCGGAACCTTTAAGCTAATTCCTATTTTACTGTTGTTGCTGGCTACTTTATGCTATGCAGTAAGCACAACAACGGTCAAATCAAAATTAATGGACATTTCGTCTACGGTATTGTCTGCATTTGTTTTTACATTTGTATTGCTTTTGCCTTCCGTAATTGCCCTTACTTTTACCGGATTTTTTTCAACTTTCAGTTTTGATAAAGATCATCTTACCGGACTCATGTTTGTAAGTTTATTATCGATTTTCGGAACCGGACTGGCGATGATGATGAATTATCGTCTTCTGAAAGTTTCTTCTCCCTTATTTGCTTCCACGGTAACGTTGTTAATGCCTATCGTTGCGATAATCTGGGGTATTCTTGATGGAGAAAAGCTTACAGCACTTCAATTTGGAGGGGCAGGAATTATTATTGCCGGACTTATCTTCCTGAGAAGTAAACCTACTATTATAAACAAATAA
- a CDS encoding DUF3127 domain-containing protein gives MELQGTVKKLFDAQTFASGFQKREMVILTQEQYPQPINIEFLSDKISLLDNLKEGENVKVGINIRGREWVSPQGETKYFNSITGWRVEKVSDNASEPTQAAHSQSASSVSNENPFAGDDDDDLPF, from the coding sequence ATGGAATTACAAGGAACGGTAAAGAAACTTTTTGATGCTCAGACTTTTGCGAGCGGTTTCCAAAAAAGAGAAATGGTTATTTTAACCCAGGAGCAGTATCCACAGCCAATAAACATAGAATTTTTGTCTGATAAGATCAGTTTATTGGATAACCTGAAAGAAGGTGAAAATGTAAAAGTAGGAATCAACATCAGAGGAAGAGAATGGGTTTCTCCACAGGGTGAAACAAAATATTTCAATTCTATTACAGGATGGAGAGTAGAGAAAGTTTCTGACAATGCTTCAGAACCAACACAAGCTGCTCATTCCCAGTCTGCATCTTCTGTTTCCAATGAAAATCCTTTTGCAGGAGACGATGATGATGATTTGCCTTTCTAA
- a CDS encoding FeoA family protein: MGKILGYDNDSLKMPNKIIEMGLLPETSFRILYQAPFKGPMYVEFGEEKSRIALREEEGRYIIVEELN; this comes from the coding sequence ATGGGAAAGATTTTAGGGTATGATAACGACAGCCTTAAAATGCCTAACAAAATTATTGAAATGGGGCTTCTTCCGGAAACCTCGTTCAGGATTCTGTATCAGGCACCCTTCAAAGGTCCTATGTATGTAGAATTTGGGGAAGAAAAAAGCCGTATTGCACTCCGTGAAGAAGAGGGCAGATATATTATTGTTGAAGAATTGAATTGA
- a CDS encoding toxin-antitoxin system YwqK family antitoxin, with protein MKSLITFVFTLGVSILFSQKKECYDESWKEISCNKNYAYYRLFLNNKLSGGLYKVEDYYKDGTLQMEGSYSDNLYFYKQGEFKYYYENGKNSSIENYANNKLIGEFKKWYPNRQLKWEGRYLNDGNPEYINFWTEDGIQSVKDGDGKFFLKSNDGSFSEGNLKNGKEDGIWKGYMPDLNLTYEDKYDNGIFIEGTSKREGKKYIYTTIQDIPYPQKGNDDLRNFVITNFKFPEKIVKDNYSDAIILVITIDESGKIFDINTENIVDEKVKEKLINTVRKYPGKFIIPKIRGFVTKQTIKLPILIIE; from the coding sequence ATGAAAAGCCTTATTACTTTCGTATTTACACTTGGCGTGTCTATTTTGTTTAGCCAGAAAAAGGAATGTTACGATGAATCTTGGAAAGAAATAAGTTGCAATAAGAATTATGCTTATTATAGATTATTTCTTAATAATAAACTTTCAGGGGGACTTTATAAAGTTGAAGACTACTATAAAGACGGAACTTTACAAATGGAAGGTTCATACTCCGACAATCTTTATTTTTACAAACAAGGTGAATTCAAATATTACTATGAGAACGGAAAAAATTCTTCTATTGAAAATTATGCAAATAATAAGCTTATAGGTGAATTTAAAAAGTGGTATCCTAACCGACAATTAAAATGGGAAGGACGATATTTAAACGATGGTAATCCGGAGTATATTAATTTTTGGACAGAAGACGGAATACAATCTGTAAAAGATGGTGATGGGAAATTTTTTTTAAAAAGCAATGACGGTTCATTTTCTGAAGGGAATCTAAAGAATGGTAAAGAAGATGGTATATGGAAGGGATATATGCCGGATTTAAACCTTACTTATGAAGATAAATATGACAACGGAATATTTATAGAAGGAACAAGTAAACGAGAAGGAAAAAAATATATTTATACAACAATTCAGGATATTCCTTATCCTCAAAAAGGAAATGATGATTTAAGAAATTTTGTTATCACTAATTTTAAATTTCCCGAAAAAATTGTAAAAGACAATTATTCAGATGCAATAATTTTAGTCATAACAATTGATGAATCAGGAAAAATTTTTGATATTAACACTGAAAATATTGTTGATGAAAAAGTAAAAGAAAAACTCATAAATACTGTAAGAAAATATCCGGGTAAATTTATTATTCCTAAAATAAGGGGCTTTGTTACTAAGCAAACAATAAAACTACCAATATTAATTATAGAATAA
- the glmM gene encoding phosphoglucosamine mutase, producing the protein MSLIKSISGIRGTIGGKVNDNLTPLDVVKFASAFGTWLQNNNNKKDLTLVIGRDARISGQMVSSLVTATLQGLGINVIDLGLSTTPTVEIMVPELKADGGIILTASHNPKQWNALKLLNNKGEFISGENGAEVLALAESEDFNYAEVDDLGKYETRDDAFDIHIKQILDLQMVDAEAIKAKKFKVVLDAVNSTGGIAIPMLLDKLGCETVKLYCEPTGHFPHNPEPLKEHLGDICELVKKEGADFGVVVDPDVDRLALIDEKGEMFGEEYTLVAVADYLLKNKNGVAVSNLSSSRALRDVAKGHNSEYFASAVGEVNVVTLMKEKNAVIGGEGNGGIIYPDLHYGRDSLVGVALFLTHLAKENKTVSELIAGYPSYFMGKKKIELTPEINVDDILTKMEKEYQNEEVSTIDGVKIDFENNWVHLRKSNTEPIIRIYTEAKSQDEADRLGDEMIAKINSLI; encoded by the coding sequence ATGTCACTAATAAAAAGTATTTCAGGAATCCGTGGAACCATCGGAGGAAAAGTAAATGATAATCTTACGCCACTTGATGTGGTAAAATTTGCTTCCGCATTCGGAACATGGCTTCAGAATAACAACAATAAAAAGGACCTTACCCTCGTTATCGGTAGAGACGCAAGAATTTCGGGGCAAATGGTTTCCTCTCTTGTTACCGCTACATTGCAGGGATTGGGAATTAATGTGATTGATCTGGGACTTTCCACAACACCAACGGTGGAAATAATGGTTCCGGAACTGAAAGCCGACGGAGGAATTATCCTTACCGCTTCCCACAACCCAAAACAATGGAACGCCCTGAAATTACTCAATAATAAAGGTGAATTCATCAGTGGAGAAAACGGTGCTGAAGTTCTGGCTCTTGCTGAAAGCGAAGATTTCAATTATGCAGAAGTAGACGACCTTGGAAAATATGAAACAAGAGACGATGCTTTTGATATTCATATTAAGCAGATTCTTGATTTGCAAATGGTAGATGCAGAGGCAATTAAAGCTAAAAAGTTCAAAGTAGTTTTGGATGCGGTGAATTCTACAGGAGGTATTGCTATCCCGATGTTATTGGATAAATTGGGCTGTGAAACCGTAAAATTATACTGTGAACCAACAGGACACTTCCCTCACAATCCTGAACCGTTGAAAGAACATTTGGGAGACATCTGTGAGTTGGTAAAAAAAGAAGGAGCAGATTTCGGAGTTGTAGTTGATCCCGATGTAGACCGATTAGCTCTCATAGACGAGAAAGGAGAAATGTTCGGGGAAGAATATACTTTGGTGGCCGTTGCAGACTACTTATTGAAGAATAAAAATGGTGTTGCTGTTTCCAATCTTTCTTCAAGCCGTGCTTTGAGAGATGTAGCCAAAGGCCACAATTCGGAATATTTTGCAAGTGCTGTAGGAGAAGTGAATGTAGTTACTTTAATGAAGGAGAAAAACGCAGTAATCGGAGGCGAAGGAAACGGAGGGATTATCTATCCTGATCTTCATTATGGAAGAGATTCTCTGGTAGGAGTTGCTTTGTTTTTAACCCATCTGGCGAAAGAAAACAAAACGGTTTCTGAGCTAATAGCGGGATACCCAAGCTATTTTATGGGTAAAAAGAAAATAGAACTTACCCCGGAAATAAATGTAGATGATATTTTAACCAAAATGGAAAAAGAATATCAAAATGAAGAGGTCTCTACAATAGATGGAGTAAAAATAGATTTTGAAAACAACTGGGTTCATTTAAGAAAATCAAATACAGAACCTATTATCAGAATTTATACAGAGGCTAAATCGCAGGATGAAGCTGATCGGTTAGGTGATGAAATGATAGCTAAAATCAATAGCTTGATTTAA
- a CDS encoding YoaK family protein yields MLRNYSNSRTLGDNIRLGTLTAFTAGTINIASLLIFLSFTSNVTGHYAILAAEISKANWSQVAVVGGWIFLFFFGGFVSNFLVINFNKKSKYFAHAMPLVLEIACLLFVGIYGQFYYRKTLEETEYLVALMLFATGLQNGLTASISNFSVKTTHLTGTTTDLGILFSMFTQKQFRKNGELVARAKLLMSIMLAYVLGAVFSGLTYYYLEFRVFYVICLCLLVVIGYDAYKIHLRHFNTQYRYSKIYKKPNLLAFLYDKIHGNSDIKEKSDKKRKLIFEE; encoded by the coding sequence ATGTTAAGGAATTATAGTAACAGCAGGACGTTGGGAGACAACATAAGACTGGGAACGCTGACTGCCTTTACGGCAGGTACTATAAATATTGCTTCTCTGTTGATATTCCTCTCATTTACGTCAAATGTAACAGGACATTATGCTATTCTGGCAGCAGAAATCAGTAAAGCCAACTGGTCTCAGGTTGCCGTAGTGGGAGGCTGGATTTTTCTTTTCTTCTTTGGAGGATTTGTATCCAATTTTTTGGTAATTAACTTTAATAAGAAAAGTAAATATTTTGCACACGCCATGCCTTTGGTGCTTGAAATTGCCTGCCTTCTTTTTGTAGGAATCTACGGCCAGTTCTATTATCGTAAAACGCTTGAAGAAACAGAATACCTTGTTGCATTAATGCTTTTTGCAACGGGACTGCAGAATGGATTAACGGCAAGTATATCTAATTTTTCCGTGAAAACAACTCACCTTACCGGTACTACTACCGACTTGGGGATCCTGTTTTCTATGTTTACTCAGAAACAGTTCAGGAAGAACGGAGAGCTGGTAGCAAGAGCTAAATTATTGATGAGCATTATGCTTGCCTATGTTTTGGGAGCGGTATTTTCGGGGCTTACTTATTATTATCTTGAGTTCAGGGTATTTTATGTGATTTGTCTTTGTTTATTAGTTGTAATCGGGTATGATGCTTATAAAATTCATCTAAGACATTTTAATACCCAATACAGATATAGTAAAATTTATAAAAAACCCAATCTGCTAGCTTTTCTGTATGATAAAATTCATGGAAATTCCGATATCAAAGAAAAGAGTGATAAAAAAAGGAAGCTTATTTTCGAAGAATAA
- the feoB gene encoding ferrous iron transport protein B, with product MQGNHKKQILLVGNPNVGKSTVFNALCNKKQKTGNYAGVTVASHSGFYTYKNEEVEVVDLPGSYSIYPSSEDEAIFSKFVMENQKDYAGVIYILEALSLKRGLLLFQQIQDLGIPMILVVNQIDQSERRGISIDIDKFSKTLGIKIIRTNAKEQIGIEELKEAVFQNNFVKISTQSFEIPSEHKDFIHKVASHKGIENEYKTWLTLSLGTDLGKINSVVEQINEPDSKSLVPKRLQVQETVRRYQNIDGILSNVISKKPQFKELLTEKLDKILVHKFWGYVVFMMILLVIFQSVFFLAEYPMNWIDEFFAWLSAFTAEHLPEGPLNSLISNGIVPGIGGIVIFAPQIGILLYFLYLLEDSGYMARVVFLMDRLLRPFGLNGKSIVPLVSGTACAIPAVISTRNIENLKERLLTILVTPFMTCSARLPVYSIIIGLIISDGTFLGIKYKALVLMAMYLLGFVVALLSAAVLNRFIKNKGKTYLVMDLPTYKKPLFGYDFKMVLGKVWDFITGAGKIIFIVSIIIWFLSYFGPKQNPDQFVATNVELDHSYLAKMGKGIEPVIAPLGYDWKMGVGILTSFVAREVFVGTMSTLYSLEDDAPEVKVIDKMRRDVKPNGEKVFSFATGVSVLLFYAFAMQCVSTLAVVYRETKSWKWTALQVSMMTGLAYFVSMFAYQILK from the coding sequence ATGCAGGGAAATCATAAAAAACAAATACTGTTAGTCGGAAATCCGAATGTAGGTAAATCCACGGTTTTCAATGCGCTTTGTAACAAAAAGCAGAAAACGGGGAACTACGCAGGGGTTACCGTAGCCAGCCATTCCGGATTTTATACCTATAAAAATGAAGAGGTAGAAGTTGTAGACCTTCCGGGATCTTACAGTATTTATCCAAGCTCGGAAGATGAAGCCATTTTCTCCAAGTTTGTGATGGAGAACCAAAAAGATTACGCAGGTGTAATCTACATTCTTGAAGCATTAAGCCTAAAAAGAGGCCTGCTTCTTTTTCAGCAAATCCAAGATCTTGGGATTCCGATGATTTTGGTGGTCAACCAGATCGACCAGTCCGAAAGAAGAGGGATTTCTATTGATATTGATAAGTTTTCAAAAACTTTAGGGATAAAAATTATTCGGACCAATGCGAAAGAACAGATTGGTATAGAAGAACTTAAAGAAGCTGTTTTCCAAAATAATTTTGTGAAAATATCAACTCAGTCTTTTGAGATACCATCCGAGCATAAAGATTTTATCCATAAAGTAGCTTCACATAAAGGTATTGAAAACGAGTATAAGACCTGGCTAACATTGTCTCTGGGTACAGATTTAGGAAAAATCAACTCGGTGGTTGAGCAAATCAACGAGCCCGATTCGAAAAGTCTTGTTCCTAAAAGATTGCAGGTACAGGAAACGGTTAGACGGTATCAGAATATTGACGGTATTTTGTCGAACGTTATTTCAAAAAAGCCTCAGTTTAAAGAATTATTAACCGAAAAATTAGATAAAATTTTAGTTCATAAATTCTGGGGATATGTCGTTTTTATGATGATTTTGTTGGTCATTTTTCAAAGCGTATTTTTCCTGGCGGAATACCCGATGAACTGGATCGATGAGTTCTTTGCATGGCTTTCCGCTTTCACAGCAGAGCATCTGCCGGAAGGACCCCTAAACTCACTGATCTCCAATGGAATTGTTCCGGGAATAGGAGGGATTGTCATCTTCGCGCCGCAAATCGGGATTTTGTTGTATTTTCTTTATCTCTTGGAAGACTCCGGATATATGGCAAGAGTGGTTTTTTTGATGGACAGGCTTCTGCGGCCTTTCGGGTTAAATGGGAAAAGCATCGTTCCGTTGGTTTCCGGGACAGCCTGCGCAATTCCTGCGGTCATATCTACAAGAAATATAGAAAACCTGAAAGAAAGACTGTTAACAATTCTGGTAACACCTTTTATGACTTGTTCTGCAAGGCTTCCCGTTTATAGTATCATTATCGGGTTGATTATTTCAGATGGAACATTTTTAGGAATAAAATACAAAGCGTTGGTATTAATGGCAATGTATCTATTAGGTTTTGTGGTTGCTTTATTATCAGCCGCAGTTCTTAACAGGTTCATTAAAAATAAAGGAAAAACCTATCTGGTGATGGATTTGCCTACGTACAAAAAACCACTTTTTGGATACGATTTTAAAATGGTTTTAGGGAAAGTGTGGGACTTCATTACAGGAGCGGGGAAAATAATTTTCATTGTAAGCATTATTATTTGGTTTTTAAGCTACTTCGGACCTAAGCAAAATCCGGATCAGTTTGTAGCTACCAACGTTGAACTTGACCATTCATATTTAGCCAAAATGGGTAAAGGAATTGAACCTGTGATCGCCCCACTCGGCTACGACTGGAAAATGGGGGTTGGAATTCTTACGAGCTTTGTAGCAAGAGAAGTTTTTGTAGGAACAATGTCCACATTGTACAGCCTTGAAGATGATGCTCCGGAAGTGAAAGTAATTGATAAAATGAGAAGAGATGTAAAACCGAACGGTGAAAAAGTGTTTAGTTTTGCAACAGGAGTTTCCGTTCTTCTTTTTTACGCATTTGCAATGCAGTGTGTTTCTACACTTGCAGTAGTCTACAGAGAAACCAAAAGCTGGAAATGGACAGCTTTACAGGTAAGTATGATGACAGGATTGGCCTATTTTGTGTCCATGTTTGCATATCAAATCTTAAAATAA